A section of the Vanessa tameamea isolate UH-Manoa-2023 chromosome 29, ilVanTame1 primary haplotype, whole genome shotgun sequence genome encodes:
- the LOC113399254 gene encoding putative nuclease HARBI1, producing MLTSLAEEQKLMMEFRQIRNFPSIIGCINCTHIKIKKHGGDLAQYYINRKGFYSLNVQVRMLMIILRNLRIRDIVARWRGSTHDARIFNESVLRERFEAGEFRGRLLGDSGYRLEPYLFTPILNPHNHAEQNYNEAHIATRNVVERCFGVWKQRFQCLLHGMPMKFGNVKTTIVALAVLHNIAILYKDTNVVEDNCEPTTEELLEQPSNMDSNHRRGRNAAILQAFIARHFDE from the exons ATGCTTACATCTCTTGCAGAAGAACAGAAGCTGATGATGGAATTCCGCCAAATAAGGAACTTCCCATCGATAATTGGCTGCATTAACTGTacccatattaaaataaaaaagcatggtGGTGATTTAgcccaatattatattaatagaaaaggATTTTACTCTCTCAATGTTCAGGTACGTATGTTAATGATTATACTAAggaa TCTGCGCATCAGAGACATAGTTGCAAGGTGGCGAGGAAGCACTCATGATGCACGGATATTTAACGAATCCGTCCTTAGAGAACGCTTTGAAGCAGGGGAGTTTAGAGGAAGATTGCTAGGTGACTCTGGATACAGACTAGAGCCATATTTGTTTACACCGATATTAAATCCACATAACCATgctgaacaaaattataatgaggCACATATTGCAACAAGAAATGTTGTAGAACGTTGTTTTGGTGTATGGAAACAGCGCTTTCAATGCCTGCTCCATGGCATGCCAATGAAATTTGGCAATGTTAAAACTACTATTGTGGCACTTGCAGTTTTGCACAatattgcaattttatataaagatacaaaTGTGGTGGAGGACAATTGTGAGCCCACTACAGAAGAGCTACTAGAACAGCCCAGTAACATGGACTCGAACCATAGGCGAGGTAGAAATGCTGCAATCTTGCAAGCTTTTATTGCAAGGCACTTCGATGAATAA
- the LOC135194277 gene encoding uncharacterized protein LOC135194277 translates to MRTYKRKTTRRSYTTEDLKNAAKAVNHEGKSVNATAKEFGIKRMTLTRYLKRLNEGGDSSMGYATPRQVFSSTQEDSLKKYLLQIASIFYGYSPKDVRRLAYECANKFEIEIPPSWTANKMAGKEWLTMFLKRNPELSIRKPEPTSLGRATSFNAQNVKVFFEKLAEVMDRYGFTAADIWNIDETGVSTVLKPNKIVTAKGKRNVGAMTSGERGTNVTVVTAVSALGNAVPAMFLFPRKQFKTHFLIGGPPECIRAGNASGWVTDEEFYQFMQHFIKHVKPSMERPVLLVLDNHSSHLNVKTLTLAKENGVVMLSFPPHCSHKLQPLDVSVFGPFKKYCAAAQDAWLRNNPGKTLTIYDVPKIVADSLPFAQTSINIVNGFRKTGIFPYNANIFGEDEFSPSFVTDRPGLENSEPGKDYPEQPVMSSTASNPTPSASTSQAELEPSNKENESVNLIQVFSPEIVRPFPKAGPRKVGTTNRRKRKAAILTDTPEKNALEEQQNKTTKKVKKTKKKLDKKKKRISVKKYSSQVMKVTMVIIPV, encoded by the coding sequence aTGCGGACTTACAAGAGAAAAACTACAAGACGTTCTTACACTactgaagatttaaaaaatgctGCAAAGGCTGTGAACCATGAAGGTAAAAGTGTTAATGCCACCGCTAAAGAATTCGGTATCAAACGGATGACTTTGACAAGATATCTGAAAAGATTAAATGAAGGTGGCGATTCATCCATGGGCTATGCAACACCGAGACAAGTATTTTCTTCTACACAGGAAGATTCACTGAAAAAATACTTGCTACAAATTGCATCAATTTTCTACGGATATTCTCCAAAAGATGTCCGTCGCCTTGCCTACGAATGTgctaataaatttgaaattgaaattccaCCCAGCTGGACTGCAAATAAGATGGCCGGAAAAGAATGGCTTACGatgtttttaaaacgaaatccGGAGTTATCCATACGAAAACCAGAACCCACCAGCCTTGGTAGGGCAACATCATTTAATGCGCAGAATGTTAAAGTTTTCTTTGAGAAATTAGCGGAAGTAATGGATAGATATGGATTTACAGCGGCAGACATTTGGAATATAGATGAGACAGGAGTATCCACTGTGCTGAAgccaaataaaattgtaactgcCAAAGGTAAGCGCAACGTCGGCGCAATGACTTCTGGAGAACGAGGGACTAACGTTACAGTGGTAACTGCTGTATCTGCTCTTGGAAATGCTGTACCggctatgtttttatttccgaGAAAACAGTTTAAGACACACTTTCTTATTGGTGGTCCCCCTGAATGTATAAGAGCAGGCAATGCTAGTGGATGGGTTACGGACGAAGAATTCTATCAGTTTAtgcaacattttataaaacatgtgAAACCGTCCATGGAGCGCCCGGTTTTGTTAGTGTTGGATAATCACTCCTCTCACTTGAACGTGAAGACACTAACTTTAGCCAAAGAGAATGGAGTTGTAATGCTGTCCTTTCCACCGCATTGTAGCCATAAGTTACAACCGTTGGATGTGTCAGTTTTTGGACCGTTCAAAAAGTATTGCGCTGCTGCTCAAGATGCATGGCTACGTAACAACCCCGGAAAAACCCTTACTATTTATGACGTACCAAAAATAGTCGCAGATTCGTTGCCGTTTGCTCAGAcaagtataaatattgttaacggTTTCCGAAAGACAGGCATCTTCCCGTATAATGCAAACATTTTTGGTGAGGATGAGTTTTCCCCATCATTTGTAACTGACCGTCCTGGATTAGAAAATAGCGAGCCGGGAAAAGATTATCCAGAGCAACCTGTGATGTCCAGTACTGCATCTAATCCCACTCCTTCTGCCTCCACAAGCCAAGCTGAACTCGAACCAAGCAATAAAGAAAATGAGTCAGTCAACCTAATACAAGTATTTTCCCCGGAAATTGTAAGACCATTCCCAAAGGCTGGTCCTAGAAAAGTAGGTACAACTAACAGAAGAAAGAGGAAAGCTGCAATACTAACTGACACACCCGAGAAGAACGCCCTAGaagaacaacaaaataaaaccaCAAAAAAAGTTAAGAAGACAAAGAAAAAGttggataagaaaaaaaaaaggatatctgtaaaaaaatactccAGTCAAGTGATGAAAGTGACAATGGTGATTATTCCTGTCTGA